In one window of Streptomyces sp. NBC_01224 DNA:
- a CDS encoding TOBE domain-containing protein encodes MATGPSRAARTRTVRATFRRAVTGGATASVKISVEGGELTAAVTKDAVTDLQIASGASVVTLIKSTEISLAAV; translated from the coding sequence GTGGCCACAGGACCGTCGAGGGCCGCCCGTACGCGTACGGTGCGTGCGACTTTCAGGAGGGCCGTCACCGGGGGCGCCACGGCGAGCGTCAAGATCTCCGTCGAGGGCGGCGAGCTGACCGCCGCGGTCACCAAGGACGCGGTCACCGATCTGCAGATTGCGTCCGGGGCGTCCGTCGTCACGCTGATCAAGTCGACGGAGATCTCCTTGGCTGCGGTCTGA
- a CDS encoding TOBE domain-containing protein, whose protein sequence is MPSYSIGQAAELLAVSPETVRRWADGGLLAMDRGGSGNRVIHGVSLAAFAKERAAGLHPVPGEVLTSVRNSFSGIVTAVKVDDIVAQVEIQSGPHRLVSLISRESVDELGLEVGVMATARVKSTNVHIDRLGSQN, encoded by the coding sequence GTGCCTTCGTACAGCATTGGCCAGGCAGCGGAGCTGTTGGCTGTGAGTCCCGAGACCGTTCGCCGTTGGGCCGACGGTGGCCTCCTCGCGATGGACCGGGGCGGGTCGGGGAACCGGGTGATCCACGGTGTGAGTCTGGCGGCATTCGCCAAAGAGCGCGCTGCAGGTCTGCATCCGGTGCCCGGTGAGGTGCTGACGTCGGTGCGGAACTCATTCTCCGGGATCGTCACCGCCGTCAAGGTCGACGACATCGTGGCTCAGGTGGAGATCCAGTCCGGGCCGCACCGGCTGGTGTCGCTGATCAGCCGCGAGTCAGTGGACGAGCTCGGCCTTGAGGTCGGGGTCATGGCAACGGCGCGGGTGAAGTCGACGAACGTACACATCGATCGGCTGGGCAGCCAGAACTGA
- a CDS encoding ABC transporter substrate-binding protein, with product MYTIDLAYVGRGLHEELVAYIADQQGYYADEGVHVALRDGCSWDEERLRHGATIGLGRALLSRLANGIPWAALNVNTHRPLFWFLARPGLTSLADLAGRRLAVHAPHTAPGCFARIVLRQAGLDPDRDIHTIVRPPGDYGMDLRWLHDGRIDAALVGSTMAPEAMAAEHGWQVLAWVGDHFQIPTVGVAVDPTYIHPDGPAVQAVVRAHRRALQVIHNEPDTTVRHIQAFLGRHTADEARAHFETFIAPYFTTDGQADLAVGATAITAVAAELGVPATVTAAEFYRTATVTPQEPGDAGATAI from the coding sequence ATGTACACGATCGATCTTGCCTACGTCGGGCGGGGCCTGCACGAGGAACTGGTCGCCTACATCGCCGACCAGCAGGGCTACTACGCCGACGAGGGTGTCCACGTCGCGCTGCGCGACGGCTGCTCCTGGGACGAGGAGCGGCTGCGCCACGGCGCCACCATCGGGCTCGGCCGGGCACTGCTGTCCCGACTGGCCAATGGCATCCCCTGGGCCGCACTCAACGTCAACACCCACCGCCCGCTGTTCTGGTTCCTCGCCCGTCCCGGCCTGACCTCCCTGGCCGACCTGGCCGGTCGACGGCTGGCGGTACACGCCCCCCACACCGCACCCGGATGCTTCGCCCGGATCGTACTGCGCCAGGCCGGCCTCGACCCGGACCGCGACATCCACACCATCGTCCGCCCACCCGGCGACTACGGCATGGACCTGCGCTGGCTGCACGACGGCAGGATCGACGCCGCCCTTGTCGGCAGCACCATGGCACCGGAGGCGATGGCCGCCGAGCACGGCTGGCAGGTGCTGGCCTGGGTCGGCGACCACTTCCAGATCCCCACTGTAGGTGTAGCCGTCGACCCCACCTACATCCACCCGGACGGCCCCGCGGTCCAGGCCGTCGTACGGGCCCACCGGCGCGCCCTGCAGGTGATCCACAACGAACCCGACACCACGGTGCGGCACATCCAGGCGTTCCTCGGCCGACACACCGCAGACGAAGCCCGAGCCCACTTCGAGACGTTCATCGCACCGTATTTCACCACCGACGGCCAAGCCGACCTCGCCGTCGGCGCCACCGCGATCACTGCGGTCGCCGCCGAACTCGGCGTCCCCGCCACCGTCACCGCAGCCGAGTTCTACCGCACTGCAACCGTCACACCCCAGGAGCCCGGCGACGCCGGCGCCACCGCTATCTAG
- a CDS encoding PucR family transcriptional regulator encodes MTDPQEPSPSDADDVERHPLTAVRARDRPARYLIGATGRTLARTPSAAPLLPPHRGAEWLRKSTGATLLTTLNAILAGAPADVRAVYSARTLGPLIDGHSASQQMLPETLEVFLAHNGSWARTAEALHLHVNTVDYRVRRIVLLTGRDLSRLDHKLDLQAALLCR; translated from the coding sequence ATGACGGACCCTCAAGAGCCTTCGCCGTCAGACGCGGACGACGTCGAACGTCACCCCCTGACCGCGGTGCGGGCCCGAGACCGGCCCGCCCGTTACCTCATCGGCGCGACCGGCCGGACCCTCGCGCGCACCCCGTCGGCGGCTCCACTCCTTCCTCCGCACCGGGGCGCGGAATGGCTGAGGAAGTCCACCGGAGCCACACTGCTCACCACCCTGAACGCGATCCTCGCCGGAGCCCCTGCCGACGTACGCGCGGTCTACAGCGCCCGCACCCTGGGACCGCTGATTGACGGGCACAGCGCCTCGCAGCAGATGCTGCCGGAGACCCTTGAAGTCTTTCTCGCGCACAACGGCTCCTGGGCACGCACCGCCGAAGCCCTGCACCTGCATGTCAACACGGTGGACTACCGTGTCCGGCGCATCGTGCTGCTCACCGGCCGGGACCTGTCGCGCCTCGACCATAAACTCGACCTGCAGGCTGCACTGCTGTGCCGCTGA
- a CDS encoding molybdopterin-dependent oxidoreductase, translated as MSRLSSPPRTPRVRTASLALRGDVDRPATLTVRDLREGWKQHRTEVVFDCATSGPQRHSFEGPLLREVILNAGPAFDPQRRKDRSRFLLAVTGGDGHHTVLSWAEIDADFGNVPVLLATRMDNRELDAVGSQLVVPADRCGARYISAITQLWVGAWTAPD; from the coding sequence ATGAGCCGACTCAGCTCGCCACCTCGCACACCTCGTGTACGTACCGCTTCTCTCGCCCTGCGCGGAGATGTCGACCGACCGGCCACGCTGACGGTGCGGGACCTGCGGGAGGGATGGAAGCAGCACCGAACCGAGGTTGTCTTCGACTGTGCCACCAGCGGCCCGCAGCGCCACAGCTTCGAAGGTCCACTCCTGCGCGAGGTGATCCTGAATGCCGGCCCTGCCTTCGACCCGCAACGGCGCAAGGACCGTTCCCGTTTCCTGCTGGCTGTCACCGGCGGGGACGGCCACCACACGGTGCTGTCCTGGGCCGAGATCGACGCCGACTTCGGCAACGTCCCTGTCCTGCTCGCCACGCGGATGGACAATCGGGAACTGGACGCGGTCGGTAGCCAACTCGTGGTTCCCGCCGACCGCTGCGGCGCCCGCTACATCAGCGCCATCACACAATTATGGGTCGGGGCGTGGACAGCTCCGGATTAG
- a CDS encoding SAM-dependent methyltransferase yields MKHEAYDADRFHSAVPHSARVWNYWIGGKDHYPVDQELGDQVIASYPQTRELALASRAFQARAVRYLAEAGITQFLDIGTGLPVQNSTHEVAQSVEPKARIVYVDNDPLVLAHARALLTSAPDGMTDYVHADMLEAKQVLQEAARTLDMTRPVAVMVLSTLGHLQPQAGIDLMHQYMAGTVAGSYLVLCDTVATPQTLAAQQAYAAGDTPPYLVRQPEEILASADGMELVEPGFGSITLWRADEEDLEPVDQWGFVARKV; encoded by the coding sequence ATGAAACACGAGGCATACGACGCAGACCGATTCCACAGCGCTGTTCCGCACTCGGCCCGCGTCTGGAACTACTGGATCGGCGGCAAGGACCACTACCCAGTGGACCAGGAGCTGGGAGATCAAGTAATCGCGAGCTACCCCCAGACGCGGGAACTTGCCCTGGCGTCACGGGCCTTTCAGGCGCGTGCGGTGCGGTATCTGGCCGAAGCGGGAATAACCCAGTTCCTTGACATCGGGACCGGGCTTCCCGTGCAAAACAGCACGCATGAGGTCGCGCAGAGCGTCGAGCCGAAGGCTCGCATCGTGTACGTCGACAACGACCCGCTCGTATTGGCACACGCCCGCGCCTTGCTGACAAGTGCACCAGACGGGATGACGGACTACGTGCACGCGGACATGCTGGAAGCCAAGCAGGTGCTCCAGGAAGCGGCGCGCACCCTGGACATGACACGACCCGTGGCCGTGATGGTGCTGTCCACACTGGGACACCTTCAGCCCCAGGCTGGCATCGACCTCATGCACCAGTACATGGCCGGCACAGTGGCAGGCAGCTATCTGGTCCTCTGCGACACGGTCGCCACGCCCCAGACGCTGGCTGCGCAGCAGGCTTACGCGGCGGGCGACACTCCGCCATACCTGGTGCGCCAGCCGGAGGAGATCCTCGCGAGCGCCGACGGGATGGAGTTGGTCGAGCCCGGATTCGGGTCGATCACCCTCTGGCGAGCGGACGAAGAGGACCTTGAACCGGTCGACCAGTGGGGATTCGTCGCCCGAAAGGTGTAA
- a CDS encoding MFS transporter, protein MYLATTGRRDAPAPPRTGGAGRRVPGTVLALGTVSLVTDISSEMVTAVLPLYLVLGLGLSPLQFGFLDGLFNGAASVVRLLGGHAADRGGRHKRVAGIGYVLSACSRLGLLLAGGATAGIATALATDRVGKGIRTAPRDALITLSSRPEALGRSFGVHRAMDTTGALLGPLAAFALLWATADAYDAVFVVSFCVGLLGVLILVLYVPGGHPAPLTNSTPPTRKTFGALRDPAFRRILAAAALLGTATVGDAFVYLLLQRCLGLSIGWFPLLPLGAAACYLLLAVPAGRIADRFGRRMLFLYGHVALLGVYATLLAPTGGPAPLLLVPVLVLLGVFYATTDGVLMALAGPVLPADGRAGGLALLQTGQALARMLAAAGFGAAWTVWGPRPALWAAISALLAALAGGWVLLPRNRSGTPAPEGPGAPIPERRTA, encoded by the coding sequence ATGTATCTGGCGACCACAGGCCGCCGGGACGCGCCGGCCCCGCCTCGCACCGGCGGGGCGGGCCGACGCGTCCCCGGCACCGTCCTGGCACTCGGCACGGTCAGCCTCGTCACTGACATCTCCTCCGAGATGGTCACCGCGGTGCTGCCGCTCTACCTCGTCCTCGGACTCGGTCTCTCACCTCTCCAATTCGGATTCCTGGACGGCCTGTTCAACGGCGCCGCCTCCGTCGTGCGGCTGCTCGGCGGGCACGCCGCCGACCGCGGCGGCCGGCACAAACGGGTCGCGGGCATCGGCTACGTCCTCTCCGCCTGCTCCCGGCTCGGCCTGCTGCTCGCGGGCGGTGCCACCGCCGGGATCGCGACCGCCCTGGCCACCGACCGGGTCGGCAAGGGCATCCGAACGGCGCCCCGTGACGCGCTGATCACCCTGAGCAGCCGACCCGAGGCGCTCGGCCGGTCCTTCGGTGTACACCGGGCGATGGACACCACGGGCGCCCTGCTCGGCCCGCTCGCCGCGTTCGCCCTGCTCTGGGCGACCGCCGACGCCTACGACGCGGTGTTCGTCGTCAGCTTCTGCGTCGGCCTGCTCGGGGTACTGATCCTCGTCCTGTACGTTCCCGGTGGTCACCCGGCACCACTCACGAACTCGACTCCCCCTACACGAAAGACATTTGGGGCACTCCGTGATCCCGCCTTCCGGCGGATTCTCGCAGCCGCCGCTCTGCTGGGTACCGCCACCGTCGGTGACGCCTTCGTCTACCTCCTGCTCCAGCGCTGCCTCGGCCTCTCCATCGGCTGGTTCCCATTGCTGCCGCTCGGCGCGGCGGCGTGCTATTTGCTGCTCGCGGTCCCGGCGGGCCGGATCGCAGACCGGTTCGGCCGACGAATGCTGTTCCTGTACGGACACGTCGCGTTACTCGGCGTGTACGCCACGCTCCTCGCCCCGACCGGCGGCCCGGCCCCGCTTCTCCTTGTGCCCGTCCTCGTGCTGCTGGGCGTCTTCTACGCCACCACCGACGGGGTACTGATGGCCCTGGCCGGACCAGTGCTGCCCGCCGACGGGAGGGCGGGCGGACTTGCCCTGCTCCAGACCGGCCAGGCGTTGGCCCGGATGCTCGCCGCCGCGGGCTTCGGCGCGGCGTGGACGGTGTGGGGGCCACGCCCCGCGCTGTGGGCGGCGATATCGGCTCTGCTCGCAGCGCTCGCGGGCGGCTGGGTACTGCTGCCGCGCAACCGGTCCGGCACCCCGGCCCCCGAGGGGCCGGGAGCCCCGATCCCCGAGAGGCGGACCGCATGA
- a CDS encoding SDR family NAD(P)-dependent oxidoreductase encodes MTGATGRVALVTGASSGIGAATARLLAARGMRVVVNYLRSGTAAEEVVADIEAAGGQAMAVQADVREAAAIESMVEQVQAAWGGIDVLVHNALTPYVIKPFQDMTWEELGGKLDDEMRAAFAVTKAVLPAMTEQGWGRIIYLGTGLGRRPREGMIALGTAKAALAQFARYLAQELGPRGITVNVVEPGPVEDTRMAHVLDEEHKQRQVAATPLGRLAHPGDVAQAVAFYAGEDNAFMTGTTAAVNGGMAMY; translated from the coding sequence GTGACTGGGGCAACTGGCAGGGTGGCATTGGTGACAGGGGCCAGCAGCGGAATCGGTGCGGCCACCGCGCGCCTTCTGGCAGCGCGAGGGATGCGCGTGGTGGTCAACTACCTCCGCAGCGGCACGGCAGCCGAGGAGGTCGTGGCCGACATCGAGGCCGCAGGCGGCCAGGCCATGGCTGTGCAGGCCGACGTGCGCGAGGCAGCGGCGATCGAGAGCATGGTCGAGCAGGTCCAGGCGGCATGGGGCGGCATCGACGTGCTTGTGCACAACGCGCTCACCCCGTATGTGATCAAGCCGTTCCAGGACATGACGTGGGAAGAACTGGGCGGCAAGCTCGACGACGAGATGCGTGCGGCGTTCGCGGTCACCAAAGCCGTCCTGCCTGCCATGACCGAACAGGGCTGGGGACGCATCATCTATCTCGGTACCGGCCTCGGCCGTCGGCCCCGGGAAGGCATGATCGCACTGGGCACGGCCAAGGCCGCACTGGCGCAGTTCGCCCGGTACCTCGCCCAGGAACTGGGCCCGCGGGGCATCACGGTCAACGTCGTCGAGCCCGGCCCGGTGGAGGACACCCGCATGGCGCATGTGTTGGACGAGGAGCACAAGCAGCGGCAGGTGGCCGCTACCCCCCTGGGCCGCCTGGCACACCCGGGCGACGTCGCCCAAGCGGTTGCCTTCTACGCCGGCGAGGACAACGCCTTCATGACCGGCACCACGGCCGCGGTCAACGGCGGGATGGCCATGTACTGA
- a CDS encoding IS1380 family transposase, with the protein MKKRIGSYPRVRIEGGGSGVVSQAGGVLLVETARKTGLDTEISAALRPWRRPRAVHDPGKILLDVALAVALGGDCLADAGLLRAEPAVFGPVASDPTVSRLIDTLAAAGDKALTAIRSARAEVREYVWTLAKDAAPDRGGQVIVDLDGVLVLAHSDKQDAAATWKKSFGHHPLMGFVDHGSGGTGEPVAALLRPGNAGSNTAADHITATQLALAQLPKRHRRGRSTLIRTDSAGGTHEFLAWLTKRGRWLSYSVGMTITEQIHQAVLKVPASAWTPAVEPGGEIRDGAWTAELDGDTLKGWPKGMRLIVRKERPHPGAQLRFTDADGLRLTCFATNTTGGKITDLELRHRRRARAEDRIRNARATGLRNLPLHETAQNRIWLEIVQLALDLLAWMPMLALTGKPRLWEPRRLRLRLFSAAAQLITTARQRHLRFAHHWPWTDVITDAIRRLDTLPNPR; encoded by the coding sequence GTGAAGAAGCGTATCGGGTCCTATCCGCGTGTCCGCATCGAGGGCGGCGGGAGCGGGGTGGTCTCGCAGGCTGGCGGAGTACTGCTGGTCGAGACTGCCCGTAAGACCGGCCTGGATACCGAGATATCGGCGGCGCTGAGGCCGTGGCGGCGGCCTCGGGCGGTGCACGATCCGGGCAAGATCCTGCTGGATGTGGCTCTCGCGGTCGCGCTGGGCGGGGACTGCCTGGCCGATGCGGGACTGCTGCGGGCCGAGCCGGCCGTGTTCGGGCCGGTGGCCTCCGACCCAACGGTCTCCCGGCTGATCGACACCCTCGCCGCGGCCGGGGACAAGGCCCTGACCGCGATCCGCTCGGCGCGCGCCGAAGTGCGCGAGTACGTCTGGACGTTGGCCAAAGATGCGGCGCCGGATAGGGGCGGCCAGGTGATTGTGGACCTGGACGGAGTGCTGGTCCTGGCCCACTCCGACAAGCAGGACGCGGCCGCGACCTGGAAGAAGTCGTTTGGACATCACCCCCTGATGGGCTTCGTCGACCACGGAAGCGGTGGCACCGGGGAGCCGGTGGCAGCACTGTTGCGGCCGGGGAACGCGGGATCCAACACCGCCGCCGACCACATCACCGCCACTCAACTCGCTTTGGCCCAGCTCCCCAAGCGTCACCGGCGCGGCCGGTCCACACTGATCCGTACCGACTCCGCGGGCGGCACCCATGAGTTCCTCGCCTGGCTCACGAAACGGGGCCGGTGGCTGTCGTACTCGGTCGGGATGACCATCACTGAGCAGATTCATCAGGCCGTGTTGAAGGTCCCGGCCTCCGCCTGGACCCCAGCGGTCGAGCCGGGCGGCGAGATCCGCGACGGCGCCTGGACCGCCGAACTCGACGGCGACACACTCAAGGGCTGGCCGAAGGGAATGCGGCTGATCGTCCGCAAGGAACGGCCCCACCCCGGCGCCCAGTTGCGCTTCACCGACGCCGACGGCCTGCGGCTCACCTGCTTCGCCACCAACACGACGGGCGGGAAGATCACGGACCTGGAACTGAGGCACCGCCGACGGGCGAGGGCAGAGGACCGCATTCGGAACGCACGGGCCACCGGCCTGCGGAACCTGCCCCTGCACGAGACCGCACAGAACCGGATCTGGCTGGAGATCGTCCAGCTCGCCCTCGACCTGCTCGCCTGGATGCCGATGCTCGCTCTGACCGGCAAACCCCGCCTCTGGGAGCCCCGCCGCCTGCGGTTGCGGCTGTTCTCCGCCGCTGCCCAACTCATCACCACCGCCCGCCAACGGCACCTGCGATTCGCCCACCACTGGCCATGGACCGACGTGATCACAGACGCGATCAGACGGCTCGACACCCTCCCGAACCCACGCTGA
- a CDS encoding TolB family protein, whose translation MSARFPRAATPLGPRARIAVVVAAVLLLAGGSVWYTLHAEQRSVEQRADADVSFTLGGPALYFRDSVTGRVAHQPLAGPPGARTTGGPTCDRFYASGDTALCLRAEPGVLPKTYAIVLDRQLREMRRITVPGVPTRARVSASGRMLSWTVFATGDSYATTAFSTRTAVLDLRTGYLIKSMEEIPLTIDGVRYHAPDVNYWGVTFARDDNRFYATVSTKGRTYLVEGNMRDWSAKALRKNAECPSLSPDNTRIAFKKKVSDDPAAPWRLYVLDLRTMRETPLAETRSVDDQAAWLDDSTVAYALPGAAGRASDIWTVPADGTGAPRVAAAGGSSPVAVG comes from the coding sequence ATGAGTGCCAGGTTCCCGAGAGCCGCGACCCCGCTCGGCCCACGGGCCCGTATCGCCGTCGTGGTGGCCGCGGTGCTACTCCTCGCGGGCGGCTCCGTCTGGTACACCCTGCACGCGGAACAGCGGTCGGTGGAGCAACGAGCCGACGCAGACGTCTCGTTCACTCTCGGTGGGCCCGCGCTGTACTTCCGGGACTCGGTCACAGGACGCGTCGCGCATCAGCCGCTTGCCGGACCCCCCGGCGCCCGCACCACCGGCGGCCCGACCTGTGACCGCTTCTACGCCTCGGGCGATACCGCGCTCTGCCTGCGCGCCGAGCCCGGGGTGCTGCCGAAGACATACGCAATCGTTCTCGACCGGCAGCTGCGCGAGATGCGCCGGATCACCGTGCCGGGCGTTCCCACCCGCGCCCGCGTCTCCGCCTCCGGGCGGATGCTGTCCTGGACGGTGTTCGCCACCGGTGACTCCTACGCCACCACCGCCTTCTCCACGCGGACCGCCGTCCTCGACCTGCGCACCGGCTACCTCATCAAGTCCATGGAGGAGATCCCCCTCACCATCGATGGCGTCCGCTACCACGCCCCCGACGTCAACTACTGGGGGGTGACCTTCGCCCGCGACGACAACCGCTTCTACGCGACCGTCTCCACCAAGGGCCGCACCTACCTCGTCGAGGGGAACATGAGGGACTGGTCGGCGAAGGCGCTGCGGAAGAACGCCGAGTGCCCCTCCCTGTCGCCTGATAACACCCGGATCGCCTTTAAGAAGAAGGTTTCCGACGACCCGGCCGCGCCCTGGCGGCTGTACGTCCTCGACCTGCGGACCATGCGTGAGACGCCGCTCGCCGAGACACGCAGCGTCGACGACCAGGCGGCCTGGCTGGACGACAGCACGGTTGCCTACGCGCTGCCGGGCGCGGCCGGCCGGGCGAGCGACATCTGGACCGTCCCCGCAGACGGCACGGGGGCACCCCGCGTGGCCGCGGCGGGCGGATCGTCACCGGTGGCGGTGGGCTGA